The Ranitomeya imitator isolate aRanImi1 chromosome 8, aRanImi1.pri, whole genome shotgun sequence genome window below encodes:
- the LOC138647789 gene encoding uncharacterized protein encodes MERRHTIEEALELILSNTNPSDSDGEDIVLQPDSDSELSSDEETPPLPKKRVRLASEPTETAKDGTVCHEVQVGKHLHLTPIEPYPTDGEPSAKARRSVQSRLQSFLCFISLDMLRSIEEWTTQHARHTEQVDWFMGLPELMAFISVIILRGVTKVPSLRDSWSANLGNPRIIATMTRNRFQDIMQHLRFDDMFTRSERVETDKFAAISDVWRSFVTNCIASYNPGRHITIDEQLFPSKTRCCFLQYIAT; translated from the exons atggagagaaggcacaccattgaagaggcattggaactgattctgagcaataCAAACCCgtctgactcagatggagaagacatagtccttcaaccggattcggactctgagctgtcttcag atgaggagactccgcctctaccaaaaaagagagttcggttggcgagtgagccgacagagaccgcaaaagatggcacagtgtgtcatgaagtacaagtggggaaacatctccatttgaccccaatagaaccgtaccctacagatggagagccaagtgctaaggccagacgaagtgttcagagtcgccttcagagcttcctctgttttatcagtcttgacatgcttcgtagcattgaagaatggactactcaacatgcacgtcacacggagcaggtggattggttcatgggtctcccggaactaatggcatttatttcagtcattatcttgcggggggtgaccaaggttccatcactacgtgacagctggtcagcaaacctgggaaacccaaggatcattgccactatgaccagaaaccgctttcaagacatcatgcaacacctacgctttgatgacatgttcacgcgcagtgagcgagtggagaccgataagtttgctgcaatctccgatgtgtggagatcgtttgtcaccaactgcatcgcatcctacaaccctggtcgacacatcactattgatgaacagcttttcccgtcaaagactcgctgctgttttctgcaatacattgcaacataa